Proteins encoded together in one Lathyrus oleraceus cultivar Zhongwan6 chromosome 5, CAAS_Psat_ZW6_1.0, whole genome shotgun sequence window:
- the LOC127082272 gene encoding uncharacterized protein LOC127082272: MPLKAVKGQVVAGFIVDHSIDVAALNYVELGPWKLYFDGSSHKNGTGVGVVIISLNKIPTTFLYKVEGICSNNEAEYEAIIAGLEMLLELGATRVEIMGDSELVIKQTTKEYMCVKENLIMYSIIASRLLKKFEMVYIQHIPRIENMLANDLAQIASGYKILREKLHKAIEVRGKVVATILTPMDLEHTRLGCANEGNFEILAIDNLADED; this comes from the coding sequence ATGCCATTAAAAGCTGTGAAAGGCCAAGTAGTAGCAGGCTTTATAGTTGATCACTCCATTGATGTCGCCGCTTTAAACTATGTTGAATTAGGGCCGTGGAAGCTATACTTCGACGGATCTAGCCACAAAAATGGCACGGGTGTCGGAGTCGTAATTATTTCTCTAAATAAAATTCCAACGACATTCCTATATAAAGTAGAAGGTATTTGTTCAAATAACGAAGCTGAATACGAAGCCATCATTGCAGGACTTGAAAtgttgttggaattgggggcaactcgGGTCGAGATAATGGGAGACTCAGAGCTAGTCATAAAACAGACCACGAAAGAATATATGTGTGTTAAGGAGAATCTGATCATGTATTCTATAATCGCCAGTCGATTGTTGAAAAAGTTCGAAATGGTTTATATTCAACATATACCACGAATAGAGAACATGCTAGCTAATGACCTGGCCCAAATCGCATCTGGGTAtaaaattttgagagaaaagttgCACAAAGCAATAGAAGTCAGAGGAAAGGTAGTGGCAACCATATTAACTCCCATGGATTTAGAACATACAAGATTAGGATGTGCTAATGAGGGAAATTTCGAAATATTGGCGATAGACAACTTGGCAGATGAAGACTAG
- the LOC127082273 gene encoding extensin, whose product MCYVGKATKIFIFIVSALLVTGLIIGFGLSRHHRNNNNTKCSDESCGSSSGNFPTPNFNLPTPPSFTPDNPISPPAPPVQSESPPVTNPTPPPPPDSSSSSYPPPPPPDSNPNTPPPPSIQSPPPPPASVAEPPTRSTPGSALVSPGPVHAIF is encoded by the coding sequence ATGTGCTACGTGGGAAAAGCAACAAAGATCTTCATCTTCATCGTCTCTGCGCTGCTTGTTACTGGTCTGATCATAGGATTTGGTCTTTCACGCCACCACCGTAACAATAACAACACCAAATGCTCTGATGAATCTTGCGGTTCCTCTTCCGGGAATTTCCCGACACCTAATTTCAATTTACCGACTCCTCCTTCTTTTACTCCAGATAACCCCATTTCTCCCCCTGCTCCTCCGGTACAATCAGAATCTCCACCTGTAACAAATCCAACCCCTCCTCCGCCGCCTGACTCCAGCTCCAGCTCCTACCCTCCTCCTCCTCCGCCCGACTCTAACCCTAACACCCCTCCTCCACCGTCAATTCAGTCTCCGCCTCCTCCTCCGGCGAGTGTAGCAGAGCCACCGACGAGAAGTACGCCGGGATCGGCGCTAGTGAGTCCGGGTCCTGTACATGCTATTTTCTAG